From the Cyanobium sp. M30B3 genome, the window AAGGTGTCGAGAGTGTTGATGTCGGTGAGATACACCGTGGCGCTCACCAGGTGCTCGAAGCCGAAACCGGCCTCCTGCAGCACGGCTTCCATGTTGCGCATCACCTGGCGGGATTCGAGGGTGATGTCGCCATCCCCCACCTTGAGGCTGGTGATCGGATCCACCGGCAGTTGGCCGGTGATGAACAGGGTATTGCCATGTTGGAAGCCCTGGCTGTAGGAAGCCACAGGCTTGGGGAAGCGTTCGCTGTGGATGGCTCGGCGCAGGGCTGGCGCTGGCATGGGAAAACCGCTGGCAGTCGCCATGAACCGTAGGGATTGAATGCCGATGGGAATTGTTTTGTCATCGATGGATGGGGCATCGGTGATGAATTGCTGATGGATGCACTCCGTTCTGTGCACGGGTGTTGCAGTTGGCTGCGCTGGGGTTGGCGGCTGTTTAGCTTTCGCAGGCTTTCCCCGTGCTGCGGCCCCTATCTGCCATGACCCAGGTTAATCCCTACGCCCAGGAAACCCTGGCTAACCTGCTCAAGGGCAAGGTGATCATCGTCACCGGTGG encodes:
- a CDS encoding Rid family detoxifying hydrolase, with protein sequence MPAPALRRAIHSERFPKPVASYSQGFQHGNTLFITGQLPVDPITSLKVGDGDITLESRQVMRNMEAVLQEAGFGFEHLVSATVYLTDINTLDTFDAVWQEYFPDAQAYPSRAVVQVSALVLGIQLEVSAIAIKD